Sequence from the Corallococcus sp. EGB genome:
GGCGTGCCGTTGGAGCGCTCCCGTCCGTTGTGGCACTTCCATCTGGTGCGGGGCGCGCCGGGCGGGGACGTGCTGCTCGCGAGGCTGCACCACTGCATCGCGGACGGCATCGCGCTGGCGCGGGTGCTGCTGTCGCTGACGGATCCGGTGGAGCCTGGGGCGGCGGCAAGCTCGGACGCCGTGCTGGCCGCCGTGCTGGAGGCGGAGTCCAGCGTGTCGCGAGCCGCCGTGCTGGAGGAGGTCGCCGACGCGTCACGCGCGGACGTGCCAGCTGCGGACGCTGAAGCATCGCGGGTCGTCGCGTCCGAAGCAGGGGCCGACGCGCCGCGAATCGCCGAGCCGGAGGCTGACGTCAGCGGGTCACCGGCCGCCGCGACGGAGCCGGAGACGGAGGCCATCGCGATACGGACGGATGAGCGCCCGCCCGCGCCACGGGCAGCCCGGACTGAGGACTCCGAAGCGGTGATGCCCTCCACGGCGGTTCAGCGGCCGGGCGGCTCTCGTTGGCTCAGGTTCGCCCGCGGCGCCCGCGCGGCGCTGCACCGGGGCGCGGAGCTGGTGCGCGAGCCCATCCTCGCGGGCGACCTCGTGCGTGAGGGCGCGAAGGGCGCGGCGGCGCTGGGCAAGCTGCTCGTGCTTCCTCCCGACCCTCGCACGTCCCTGCGAGGACCGCTGGGCGTCCGGAAGCTCGCCGCGTGGTCGGAGCCCATTCCCCTGGAGCGGGTGAAGGCCGTGGGCCGGACCCTGGGCGGCACGGTGAACGACGTGCTGCTCACCGCGGTGACGGGCGCGCTGCGGCGCTACCTGGCCGCGCACGATGCGCTCTTGGAGGACGTGCACGCGCTGGTGCCGGTGAACCTGCGGCCCCTGGATGCGCCGGTGCCTCGCGAGCTGGGCAACCGCTTCGGCGTGGTGTTCCTGCGGCTCCCCGTGCACCTGGCCGAGCCGCGCCGCCGGCTCCGGGAGGTGGCGAGGCGAATGGAGCACCTCAAGCGCTCGCCGGAGGCCGTGCTGACGTCCGGGACATTGGAGCTGCTGAGCCACGCCCCCGCCGCGCTGGAGCGCGCCCTCGTGGACGTGATGGGCACCAAGGCGTCGCTCGTCGCCTCCAACGTGCCGGGGCCGCGTCAGCCGGTGTCGCTCGCGGGCAGCCGGCTGGCGGGGCTCACGTTCTGGGTTCCCCAGGCCGGCCACGTGGGCCTGGGGATCAGCCTCTTCAGCTACGCGGGACAGGTGACCGTGGGCGTGGCCTCGGATGCGTCGCGCGTGCCCGACCCGGGGGCCCTCGTCGCCGCGTTCCAGGAGGAGCTGGACGCGCTGGAGACGCCGGCCCCCTGAGCGCTACTTCGCGAAGAGCTTGTGCGGGTCGTACTTGCCGCGCACTTCCTTGAGCTTCGCGCGGATGGCCTCCGGCCACGCGCTGTCGAAGTGCTCCGCGGAGCGGATCTTGCCCATGAAGTTGATGGTCATCTCCGGCGACAGCCACGGCTTCAGCTCCGCGCGCAGGCCCTCCAGCGCGCCGGGCAGCACCGTCTCGAACAGCGGCGGGTGCATGCCCACCAGCCCGACGACGAAGTTGCCGCCGCGCCCACCCACCGCCGAGCCGCCCGCCACGTCGTTGCTGCACGCGCCGCCCAGGTGCCGCACCTCCAGCATGAAGAACGGCGTCTGCACGCCCGCGCCCACGTGGCGCAGCACCGCGGTCGCGAAGTCCTGATCCACGTGCGTCAGCATCAGCCCGTTGGTCCACGCGGGGCTGGGCTTGTCCGGATCATTGTGGATGCGCGCAATCTGGGACGCGGGCAGCTCGCCCAGCATGTCCAGGTACACCGGGGCCAGCGCGCGCAGCGGGGCCGCCAGCTTCTCGCCCTCGGGGATGGGGCCTGGATACGCGAAGCGCAGGCTGAGCACCGTGCGCCCGCGCAGCGGCGGCGGGATGAAGTCGAACGGCGGGAAGCGCATGACGGCGATGCTCGTGGACACGCGCGCGTCCGCCTCCGCCGTCCACTTCACCCAGCCGCGCAGCACGGCCTCGATGTGCTCCTCCGCGAAGAAGAGGCTGCCCGCGTAGAGCGAGCGCAGCTCCACCAACTTCAGCTTCACCTCCGTCACGATGCCGAAGCCGCCCTTGCCGCCGCGCAGGCCCCAGAACAGGTCCGGGTGATGGTCCGCGCTCGCCTCCACCGTCTCCCCGTCGCTGGTGACCAGCGTGTAGCCCACGACATAGTCGGAGCTGATGCCGTGGCTGCGCACCAGCGGCCCCAGGCCGCCGCCCAACAGGTAGCCCACCACGCCCACGTTCGTGGACGAGCCCGCGATGGGCGCCAGGCCATGCTTCGCGGCCTCCGCGACGACCGGCTCCCAGCGCGCGCCCGCGCCGATGGTGGCGATGCGCGTCGCCGGGTCGATGCTCACGTGGTTCAGCGCCTTCGTGGAGAGGAGCACGCCGGAGGTGACGGACGCGTAGGTCCCGTGCCCCGTGGCCTGCACGGAGACGGGCAGGTGGTTCTCCCGGGCGAAGCGGATGGCCTCCGCCACATCGTGCGTGGACTTCACCGCCACCACGTACTGCGGCGAGTGCGTGACCACGACGTTGAAGCCCGCGCACTCCGGGGCATAGCCCGCGTCGTTGGGCGTGTAGACAGGACCGCTTACGCGGTCGGCAAGGGACTGGGTCATGGGGCGTGGCTCCTTTGGGTCAGCCAATTGCGCGAGACAGCATAGACCCGGAAGTCGGGTTGCACACGCAAGCGCTTCGTGACGGCACGTTCTGCTGTCACCTCTACGGCAGACCGTGCTCCTCCAGCTTGTTGTAGAGCGTGCGCCGGCTCACCCCGAGCAGCCGCGCCGCCAACGTGCGGTTGTCCCCCGCGCGCTTCAGCGCCTCCAGCAGCGCCGCCTTCTCCACGTCCTTGCGACGTGACTCCAACGTGACGGAGTCCGGTGGCGACGGAGGCGCGGGCGCGGCGACCGGCGCGAGTCCCGGCTGGCGCGAGAGCTCGCGCGCCACGTCCTCGCCGGTGAGCACGGGCCCATCGGAGAGGACCACCAGGCGCTCCAGGAAGTTCTGCAGCTGGCGCACGTTGCCGGGCCACGGCTGGGCCTGGAGCGCGCGCAGGCCGTCCTCGCTCAAGGCGAAGGGCGGCCGGCCGTTGGTCTTCGCGTGCACGACCAGGAAGTGGCGCGCGAGCAGCGCGATGTCCTCTGGCCGCTCGCGCAGCGTGGGCAGCCACAGGGGCACCACGTTGAGGCGATAGAAGAGGTCCTCGCGGAAGGTGCCCCGGCGCACGCCGTCCTCCAGCGACTGGTGCGTGGCCGCGACGAAGCGCACGTCCACCTTCACCGTCTGGGTTCCGCCCAGCCGTTCGAACTCGCGCTCCTGGAGCACGCGCAGGAGCTTCACCTGCACGGCGGGAGACACGTCGCCAATCTCGTCGAGGAACAGCGTGCCGCCGTGCGCCAGCTCCACGCGGCCGGGCTTGCGCGTCGCCGCGCCGGTGAAGGCGCCCCTCTCGTAGCCGAACAGCTCGCTCTCCAGCAGCGTGTCCGGCAGCGCCGCGCAGTGCAGCTTCACGAACGGCCCCGAGCGCCGGGGGCTGCCCTCGTGCAGGGCCCTCGCGGCCAGCTCCTTGCCCGTGCCGGACTCGCCCCGCAGCAGCACCGTGGCGGTGCCCTGCGCGGCCTTCGCGATGAGGGCCTTCACCTCCGCCATCGCCCGGCTCTGGCCCATGAGCAGGTGGTCCAGGCCGTCCGGCGCCTTGCCCGTGCCGCGCGCGGGCTCCGGATCCTGGCTCGCGTGGAGCAGCGCCTTCTTCAGGGTGAAGAGGAGCTCCTCGCGGTCGAAGGGCTTGAGCACGAAGTCCGCCGCGCCCGCCTTCATCGCCTCCACCGCGAGCGGCACCGTGCCGTGCGCGGTCATCAGCAGCACGGGCACGTCCGGCCAGCCGCGCCCCACCTCCGCGAGCAGCTCCATGCCGCTCATGCCCGGCATGCGCACGTCGCTCAGCACCACGTCGATGGGCCGGCGCGACAGGTGCGCCAGCGCGTCCCTCGCGTTGGAGGCCGGATGCGGGGTGAGGCCCGCCTGCGTGAGCAGCGCGCCCAACACCTTGAGCAGCGCGGGATCATCATCGACCACCAGGACGTGGCCCTTCAGTGCGTCGCTCACGCGGCTTCTCCCTCGGATGCCGGGGCTGGGGTGACGGAGGCTGCCGGCAGGCGCAGGCGGAGGATGGTGCCACGGCCCTCGCCGCTCGTCAGGGACGCGGTGCCGCCGTGCGCCTCCGCCACGCGCCGCACGAAGGCCAGCCCCAGGCCGCTGCCCGCCGCCTTGGTGGTGAAGAAATCGTCGAAGGCCCGCTCGCGCGTGCGCGCGTCCATGCCGCTGCCGGTGTCCTGCACCTCCACCACCACCGCGTCGCCGTCCCGCTGCGTGCGCACGGTGAGGGTGCCGCCCTCGGGCATGGCCTCGAAGGCGTTGCGCACCAGGTTCTCCAGCGCGTTGGCGAGCAGGTCCTCGTCCCCCGCGCACCCGGGCAGGCCGGGCGCGAGCTCCTTCTGGAGCACCACCGCGCCGGGCGTCGCGAAGGCCTGGAGCGACAGCACGCCCTCCACCAGGCGGTTCAGGTCCAACGGCCGCCGCAGCGGTTCGACTCGCGCGAGGCGCTGGTACGTGCCGGCCACGCGGTCCAGGCGCTCCACCTGCTCCAGCAGCAGGTCCAGGAAGTCCCCGTGCGCGTCCCACGAGTGGCCGCGCGCGTGCTCCTCCTTGAGGTACTGCGCGGCGCCCTTGAGCGCGGCGATGGGGTTCTTCAGGTCGTGCGCCATCTGCGCGGAGAAGCGCCCCAGCGTGGCCAACTGCTCCAGGCGCTCGCGCTGGGTGACGAACGCGGTGACGCCCCGCCGCGCCGCCGCGAGCAACGAGAACGTGATGGCGGTGGTGCCCACGACGAGCGCCCCGGACTCGGCGGCGAAGACGCGGAAGAGGGTGAGGTACGCGAGCACGCCCACCAGCGCGAGGACGACGGCGTGCACCGCCGCGCTCGTGGCCCGCGCGTCCTTGCCGAAGAGCTGGAAGCGCAAGGACGCGGTGGCCATCACCGGGAGGCCCAGCAGCGTGCCCATGCTGCCCAGCCTCGGCACGGGCAGGGCCATGTCCGCCGCCAGGTCGGTGAGCAGCAGCGCGACGAGCAGCGTGAGACCCAGCAGCATCAGCCCCGCTCGTGCCCGCTCATCCTGCGAGTCCTCCGCGCGGGTGCGGCGCAGGTGGCGCGTGAGCAGCACGAAGCCCGTCGTGAGGATGGGGATGACGCCCACCGCGACGGCGAGCCCGAAGCCGAAGGTGTTGATGCGCGCCTCCAGCGCGGGCACGCCCATGGCGATGAGCATGGTCAGCGCGAGCGCGCCCATCACCGCGTAGGTGCCGTACAGGACCTGGGCGGAGCGGCGGCGGCGGCCCACGAACGCGAGGATGAAGTGCACCGCGCACGGCAGCGTCATCAGCGCCGCGGCGAAGCCCATCAGCCGCCAGCCGGAGTCCCCCGAGCGAGCCAGCCCGAAGGCGGAGAAGTTCCACGACGACAGCGCGATGGACAGCAGCGA
This genomic interval carries:
- a CDS encoding WS/DGAT domain-containing protein, which codes for MAGRERMASMDAAWLQMEEPANLMMITAVLWFDGAVDLERLRAVVRERLVERYPRFRQRVVPGPLGAPHWEDAPDFNVDEHLSTLRLPESVGRAGLEALVGDWLGVPLERSRPLWHFHLVRGAPGGDVLLARLHHCIADGIALARVLLSLTDPVEPGAAASSDAVLAAVLEAESSVSRAAVLEEVADASRADVPAADAEASRVVASEAGADAPRIAEPEADVSGSPAAATEPETEAIAIRTDERPPAPRAARTEDSEAVMPSTAVQRPGGSRWLRFARGARAALHRGAELVREPILAGDLVREGAKGAAALGKLLVLPPDPRTSLRGPLGVRKLAAWSEPIPLERVKAVGRTLGGTVNDVLLTAVTGALRRYLAAHDALLEDVHALVPVNLRPLDAPVPRELGNRFGVVFLRLPVHLAEPRRRLREVARRMEHLKRSPEAVLTSGTLELLSHAPAALERALVDVMGTKASLVASNVPGPRQPVSLAGSRLAGLTFWVPQAGHVGLGISLFSYAGQVTVGVASDASRVPDPGALVAAFQEELDALETPAP
- a CDS encoding FAD-binding oxidoreductase, whose protein sequence is MTQSLADRVSGPVYTPNDAGYAPECAGFNVVVTHSPQYVVAVKSTHDVAEAIRFARENHLPVSVQATGHGTYASVTSGVLLSTKALNHVSIDPATRIATIGAGARWEPVVAEAAKHGLAPIAGSSTNVGVVGYLLGGGLGPLVRSHGISSDYVVGYTLVTSDGETVEASADHHPDLFWGLRGGKGGFGIVTEVKLKLVELRSLYAGSLFFAEEHIEAVLRGWVKWTAEADARVSTSIAVMRFPPFDFIPPPLRGRTVLSLRFAYPGPIPEGEKLAAPLRALAPVYLDMLGELPASQIARIHNDPDKPSPAWTNGLMLTHVDQDFATAVLRHVGAGVQTPFFMLEVRHLGGACSNDVAGGSAVGGRGGNFVVGLVGMHPPLFETVLPGALEGLRAELKPWLSPEMTINFMGKIRSAEHFDSAWPEAIRAKLKEVRGKYDPHKLFAK
- a CDS encoding sigma-54 dependent transcriptional regulator, translated to MSDALKGHVLVVDDDPALLKVLGALLTQAGLTPHPASNARDALAHLSRRPIDVVLSDVRMPGMSGMELLAEVGRGWPDVPVLLMTAHGTVPLAVEAMKAGAADFVLKPFDREELLFTLKKALLHASQDPEPARGTGKAPDGLDHLLMGQSRAMAEVKALIAKAAQGTATVLLRGESGTGKELAARALHEGSPRRSGPFVKLHCAALPDTLLESELFGYERGAFTGAATRKPGRVELAHGGTLFLDEIGDVSPAVQVKLLRVLQEREFERLGGTQTVKVDVRFVAATHQSLEDGVRRGTFREDLFYRLNVVPLWLPTLRERPEDIALLARHFLVVHAKTNGRPPFALSEDGLRALQAQPWPGNVRQLQNFLERLVVLSDGPVLTGEDVARELSRQPGLAPVAAPAPPSPPDSVTLESRRKDVEKAALLEALKRAGDNRTLAARLLGVSRRTLYNKLEEHGLP
- a CDS encoding ATP-binding protein codes for the protein MTGAMWVSLLACAGQLALAGIALARVGKSPLALPLSLLSIALSSWNFSAFGLARSGDSGWRLMGFAAALMTLPCAVHFILAFVGRRRRSAQVLYGTYAVMGALALTMLIAMGVPALEARINTFGFGLAVAVGVIPILTTGFVLLTRHLRRTRAEDSQDERARAGLMLLGLTLLVALLLTDLAADMALPVPRLGSMGTLLGLPVMATASLRFQLFGKDARATSAAVHAVVLALVGVLAYLTLFRVFAAESGALVVGTTAITFSLLAAARRGVTAFVTQRERLEQLATLGRFSAQMAHDLKNPIAALKGAAQYLKEEHARGHSWDAHGDFLDLLLEQVERLDRVAGTYQRLARVEPLRRPLDLNRLVEGVLSLQAFATPGAVVLQKELAPGLPGCAGDEDLLANALENLVRNAFEAMPEGGTLTVRTQRDGDAVVVEVQDTGSGMDARTRERAFDDFFTTKAAGSGLGLAFVRRVAEAHGGTASLTSGEGRGTILRLRLPAASVTPAPASEGEAA